The window TAGGAACGCAGATTACAGTGAAATCTTCTTTGTGTACAGCTAACTCTTCTTTTGTTGGACGAATAAATAATTGATGAGCAAATAAATTATGCCAAGCATACTCGTTAATGATTCGAATAGGTAGACGATATGCTTGATCGGCTCCAGCGAACCCATCAAATACAAATAGTTCTTTTTCTTCTAGATAATTAGAAACATCCTTTAAAAGAAGATCAAAATTTGCTGACGTCATTTGTTGATTTGTTTTCCAATCAATTGCAAGTTCAGAGGCAAGTTCTTTAACAATAAATTTATCTTTAGGTGAACGGCCTGTATATTTACCTGTTTTCGCTACTATCGCGCCACCAGAAGAAAGTTGAACCTCTTTACGCTTGATAGCGATTTTTATTAGTTGACTAGGTGTTATATTAAAATGTAATTTGAGTGCGTTGTTTAGTCCCATTTTATATCCATCCTTTTTAGTTATCTTTTATTTTTTATATTTCTAGTAATTTAGACTCCTTTTTATCGAGATTTCCTGTATGTGAAAGTTGATTGCATTCATGAAAAGCGAAATGCTTACATCCTAAACATTTATTATGGTTAATTTCTGAGATGGAATAGTCAATGGCTTCGCCTGTACGACTAAATATATACTTTTCACCAATTTCATCATAAAGACCAGACTTTTTCAATGACTTTTTCAAATCATCAACTATACCTGAAAGCACAAGAATTCCACCTTGTTTTTTATAATAATTGACAATATTCTTCAAATTCGCTTCACCTGTCGAATCGATGAACGGTACTTTCCCCATACGTAAAATCAAGACAGTAGGTTCATAATGAATTGTATCCATTATGCGTTGTTCAAACACTTGTGCAGCACCAAAAAAAAGTGGCCCTTCAATTGTATAAATGCTAATTTGTGGGCAGTTATGAGCTTCGTTAACTACATGGGATTGAACAATTTCATTCTTATGAGTGTGGTCTGGTAACACTTTGGAAACAACCAACATATTACTCATGCGTTTTGCGAATAAAACGACAGCTAAGATGAGACCAACCATAACTGCTATCGTAATACTGGTGAAGACAGTTAAAAGAAATGTAACCAATAAAATAAGAGAATCGCCACTTTTCATTTTCAACACATGAAGAAACTGTTTTCTTTCACTCATATTCCAAGCCACTATCATTAAAACAGGCGCCATACTAGCTAACGGAATAAGTGAAGCATAGGGTGCTAATATTAAGAGGGTTAATAAAACAAAAATCCCATGAATAATCCCTGACATAGGAGAAGTAGCACCAGATTTAATATTTGTCGCTGTTCGTGCAATTGCACCTGTAGCTGGAATTCCTCCAAATAAAGGAGTAATGATATTTGCAATTCCTTGGCCCATTAATTCACGATTACTATTGTGTTTACTATTCGTCATCCCATCTGCTACTACAGCGGATAAGAGAGATTCAATTCCTCCCAATATAGCAATTACAAATGCAGGTACTATTAAACGCTGTATTCTTTCCCATGTTATATCGGGAAAGCGAAAATGAGGGAGTTGGCTTGGAATTTCTCCAAAGGTGGAGCCTATAGTTGAAATATTGCCTGAAAAGAATACTGTTGCTATTATTGTTGTTACGATTAAACCAATTAGTGATCCAGGAACTTTCGGCAATAATTTCGGTGTGAGTAAAATGACGAAAAGACACAATATGGCAATTCCTATACTATAAAAATTCATTGTATCAATATGAAAGATAATTTCCTTCATGTTGTCAATGAACTTCTCATGTTTTTCAAGCCCTGTCAGTCCAAAGAAATTTTCAATTTGCCCTGTGAAAATAATAATGGCAATCCCTGAAGTAAAACCAATTGTGACAGGACGAGGGATGAATTTAATCAAAGAACCTATTTTAAAAATCGCCATTAAACACAAGATAATACCGGCTAAAAAACCAGCAAGTAATAAATCTGTATATCCATAAGCTATGACAATCCCAAAAAGAATAGGTACGAAAGCACCAGTAGGTCCTCCAATTTGATATTTCGATCCACCAAATAAAGAAATTAAGATACCAGCAATACATGCTGTGTAAATCCCGTATTCTGGTTTCACACCTGATGCAATAGCAAATGCCATAGCTAATGGTATAGCAATTACCCCTACAATAACGCCTGAAAGAAGATCTTTTTGGAAATGCCGTATTGAATAGTCATCAAATCTTCCTGTAAAAAAGCTTTTCATTATACCCCTTCTTTTTCTATGAATGATTAAAATAGTAAATTGATTGTATATTATTGATTGTTTAGGGAGTTATATCTATTTAAATTTCCATTGATTACTCCGATTCTATGATTTAGAAAGTGTATCTTCTTCATCTAATTCTTCTAACATAGAAAGGGTATCAATTAAATGATTATTGAAGATTTCTCGTGTAACTATTAAAAGTTTTATAATGGATGGGTCGCGAAGTGAATAAACAACTCGTTTACCATTTTTGATACCAACTACAATATTTTTAGAGCGTAATACACTTAGTTGTTGGGAAACTGCGGAACCTTCACTATTAAGAGTGCTTTGAATTTCTGTAACGCTCTTTTCTCCTTCTGACAGTAATTCAAGAATCCGTATTCTTAGTGGATGTGCCAAGGCTTTAAAAAAATCAGCTTTAAATTGTTGTATATCTGTCCACAATCAATTTTCCTCCTTTGACAAATTCGATTATACATATTCAAATGTTTGAATATGTATAATCGAATTATACCTCCAGTTCTTTTGATTTACAAATCATTTTAAGTTAAAAATACAGAAATGTAGTTTTCTATCGTTAATACCTAAATTAATTAGTTAATCAACAATTCCTAGTGCGAAGTATCTTTACAGCGAACGACCAGACTTCGTTTATCCATCCAGTTGGTACAAGTTCCTGTTCTAATAAAGGCAAAACGACATGATCCCCACCGAAAACTAAATTTACAGGGGTAAACGAAATAAAAAGGCGACCACTCATTTGAAGTGCCCCCATAAAGTTAAACAGTTTTTCTTATCTTTTTTGACTAATTCTTTCATAAAAAAGGTAATTTTATAATTTAGTTATGCTAACTCTGAAGACATGTAGTCAAAGCCAAGAGATTGCTTTCATAATATTTCTCCCACTTTACTATTGATATAACCCTACGCCTTCTCAAGAGGACATTGAAATTACAAAAAGACTGGCTGAAGCTGGCAGTGTGATGGGGGTGGAGTTACTGGATCATGTAATTATCGGAGACCATCAATTCATATCGCTTAAAGAAAAAGGCTATTTATAAAAATTTCGATGAAGGGCGTATTAATTTACGCTCTTTATTTTTTTAATTAAACGATTGAAGGGATGATTTATATGAAGTATTGGTATGAAATGCTGCTACGTCCTGTTTCGATTGGATGTCAGCCCAAGGGTTTCGTTGAAGTGATGGAGGATGAAGGAAGACACGGTATCGTTGCGTACGAACGCGAATTGACAGCGGAAGACCTGGACGACTATGACATGAAGGCATGGACGATCCTAATGAAGTGAGCAAACAGTTTTAACAGATGAAAAATACCTGTGGTTAAAAATAGGAGGAAAAGATATGGGGAAAGTATTCAGGACTCTGCTAACGAGAGGGATAAATGGACTGATTGATGAAGACGAAAAATACACTAATACTCTTGCTGTTATGTTTCGGATTGCCAGAGAGTTTTACGAACAAAGTTATTTTATCGCGTTCAACAAAGAGGGCAAAAAAGTGATCATAACAGATGGTAATGAAAACATCTTTGGCGAATTGGATCTAACGGAATTGAACATACCCGAAAATATTTGGTTGGTGACTGACGACTACAGCGATGAGTTAGTATGCGTTGCAATGTTACCTGAAGAGTATTGAATATTTTACGAGTAAGTGATTGGCTGGATATTGTACTGTGATAATAGCAAACTAATTTTCACAGTAGATAGGTTCAACAATTAAGCACTATAGACATAAAAATTATCCGGAAATACACAAAAGAAGGGACACATAAGAAGTTCCTTCTTTTTTGTTGTCTTGATATTTTAGTTATTTAAAAAACTACTAGATTTTCACCCAACCATTTTTAATAGCTATGACAGCCGCAGCTGTTCGATGTACTACATTCATTTTACTTAAGATACTTGACACGTGATTTTTTACTGTCTTATCTGAAATAAATAGTAAGTGTGAAATTTCAATATTACCTCTTCCGTCTGCCAGTAGTTGCAAAACTTCGCATTCACGCTTGGTAAGTAAGTGTAATGGCATGCGAATTTCTTCTTGCTTAAAAACACCTTTGTGCTTTCGTTCATTTAACATTAGATATGCGTTTATTAAGTGGTGTGTAACTTTCGGATGGATATAAGAGGTGCCAGCTGAAATGTG of the Sporosarcina sp. FSL K6-1508 genome contains:
- a CDS encoding defense against restriction DarA-related protein — its product is MKYWYEMLLRPVSIGCQPKGFVEVMEDEGRHGIVAYERELTAEDLDDYDMKAWTILMK
- a CDS encoding ArsR/SmtB family transcription factor is translated as MWTDIQQFKADFFKALAHPLRIRILELLSEGEKSVTEIQSTLNSEGSAVSQQLSVLRSKNIVVGIKNGKRVVYSLRDPSIIKLLIVTREIFNNHLIDTLSMLEELDEEDTLSKS
- a CDS encoding SulP family inorganic anion transporter, with translation MKSFFTGRFDDYSIRHFQKDLLSGVIVGVIAIPLAMAFAIASGVKPEYGIYTACIAGILISLFGGSKYQIGGPTGAFVPILFGIVIAYGYTDLLLAGFLAGIILCLMAIFKIGSLIKFIPRPVTIGFTSGIAIIIFTGQIENFFGLTGLEKHEKFIDNMKEIIFHIDTMNFYSIGIAILCLFVILLTPKLLPKVPGSLIGLIVTTIIATVFFSGNISTIGSTFGEIPSQLPHFRFPDITWERIQRLIVPAFVIAILGGIESLLSAVVADGMTNSKHNSNRELMGQGIANIITPLFGGIPATGAIARTATNIKSGATSPMSGIIHGIFVLLTLLILAPYASLIPLASMAPVLMIVAWNMSERKQFLHVLKMKSGDSLILLVTFLLTVFTSITIAVMVGLILAVVLFAKRMSNMLVVSKVLPDHTHKNEIVQSHVVNEAHNCPQISIYTIEGPLFFGAAQVFEQRIMDTIHYEPTVLILRMGKVPFIDSTGEANLKNIVNYYKKQGGILVLSGIVDDLKKSLKKSGLYDEIGEKYIFSRTGEAIDYSISEINHNKCLGCKHFAFHECNQLSHTGNLDKKESKLLEI